A section of the Polynucleobacter sp. AP-Jannik-300A-C4 genome encodes:
- a CDS encoding rhodanese-like domain-containing protein produces MKTAHDLVTLAKSSIKEVSLADAPQAIQNADILLDVREADEYASGHIPGAIHMSRGMLEFKLSGNPALSARDLKIVLYCKTSGRAALAAKALHEMGYQDVQSISGGFDAWSEAGNPTAKPEPVVFE; encoded by the coding sequence ATGAAAACAGCCCATGATTTAGTTACCCTTGCCAAGAGCAGCATCAAAGAAGTTAGCTTGGCTGATGCACCGCAGGCAATTCAGAATGCAGATATTTTGCTAGACGTCCGTGAGGCGGATGAGTATGCAAGCGGGCATATTCCTGGTGCCATCCATATGTCGAGAGGGATGCTTGAATTTAAGTTAAGTGGCAATCCGGCACTCAGTGCTCGAGATTTAAAGATTGTGCTCTATTGCAAGACAAGTGGAAGGGCGGCCTTGGCTGCAAAAGCATTGCACGAGATGGGATATCAAGATGTTCAATCAATTAGTGGCGGATTTGATGCTTGGAGCGAAGCAGGTAACCCAACTGCAAAGCCTGAGCCCGTAGTATTTGAGTAA
- a CDS encoding isoprenylcysteine carboxylmethyltransferase family protein produces MNTLTPKSIVERGAWYVLIQAILIGLILFGPRGPDLLTSEPLKNIFMSCGISVGLMSILVMLIAVINLGKNLTPLPCPKDNSQLVQSGLYRYVRHPIYFGVLLAALAWFLIFPGAYVLAYAIALFVLFDIKAKREEIWLVERFPAYKDYQQRVKKLIPGCY; encoded by the coding sequence ACTCCAAAATCTATTGTTGAACGTGGCGCTTGGTATGTCCTTATTCAAGCAATTCTGATTGGCTTGATTTTATTCGGCCCTAGGGGGCCAGATTTACTGACTTCCGAGCCTCTTAAAAACATCTTTATGTCGTGTGGTATTTCGGTTGGCCTGATGTCAATCTTGGTGATGCTTATTGCTGTGATTAATCTTGGTAAAAATCTTACCCCCTTGCCATGTCCAAAAGATAATTCGCAATTAGTGCAGTCTGGCCTCTATCGTTATGTTCGCCACCCGATTTATTTTGGGGTGCTTCTGGCAGCACTTGCTTGGTTCCTGATCTTCCCTGGTGCGTATGTTTTGGCTTATGCAATTGCCTTATTTGTATTGTTTGATATCAAGGCAAAAAGGGAGGAGATTTGGCTGGTTGAACGATTTCCTGCATACAAAGATTATCAGCAAAGAGTTAAAAAGTTGATTCCAGGCTGCTATTAG